A genome region from Natronobeatus ordinarius includes the following:
- a CDS encoding phosphoribosylanthranilate isomerase has product MTRVKVCGVTREADLRAVADAGADAVGVICDVPVETPREVSLERAVDLVAAAPPFLTTVLVTMPSSPDAAIELVETVGPDAIQVHGGLEPDGVASLRAAVGADVLVAVDADDVSRADSFDAVADGLVVDSVDEDGGGGTGETHDWERTREAAADLESPVILAGGLTPGNVADAVWTVEPFAVDVASGVEARGGVKDAGAVEAFVDRATTARRIEEVSP; this is encoded by the coding sequence GCGGACCTCCGGGCGGTCGCCGACGCGGGAGCCGACGCGGTCGGCGTCATCTGTGACGTCCCGGTCGAGACGCCGCGGGAGGTCTCACTCGAGCGGGCAGTCGACCTCGTCGCCGCGGCCCCCCCGTTTCTGACGACCGTCCTCGTGACGATGCCGTCAAGTCCGGACGCAGCGATCGAGCTCGTCGAGACCGTCGGACCGGACGCGATCCAGGTCCATGGCGGGCTCGAGCCCGACGGCGTGGCGTCGCTTCGAGCGGCGGTCGGCGCGGACGTGCTGGTCGCCGTCGACGCCGACGACGTCTCGAGGGCAGACTCGTTCGACGCGGTCGCCGACGGACTGGTCGTCGACTCCGTCGACGAAGACGGCGGCGGCGGGACCGGCGAGACCCACGACTGGGAGCGGACTCGCGAGGCGGCCGCCGACCTCGAGTCGCCGGTGATCCTCGCCGGCGGGCTCACGCCGGGGAACGTCGCCGACGCCGTGTGGACGGTCGAGCCGTTCGCCGTCGACGTCGCCAGCGGCGTGGAGGCCCGCGGCGGCGTGAAAGACGCCGGGGCCGTCGAAGCGTTCGTCGACCGGGCGACGACCGCGCGGCGGATCGAGGAGGTGTCGCCGTGA
- the trpE gene encoding anthranilate synthase component I: MTDATTAPDLDLTREAFREYATGATDRPVVVRTVASLAVDTTPLSAYAALTGRTSDRERSPYAFLLESAEKVASSDPDGAFSSNAAGADRHARFSFVGYDPEAVVTVGPDGTTVEALADDAPLEAIETDADGDVVDALRAALPDVDLVNVPDRDRQYLEGGLVGFLAYDAVYDLHLAEVGLERPDSRFPDAEFVLTTKTLVFDDLEGTVSLVFTPILDDGADPEAVYDELREEAATVQRTLASADELETGGFTRHEETAGSRADYEECVRRAKEHVLDGDIYQGVISRTRELRGEVDTLGFYESLREVNPSPYMYVLEHDELAVVGASPETLVSVRGREVMSNPIAGTCDRGSSPVEDRRLAGEMLADGKERAEHTMLVDLARNDVRQVSAPGTVRVEEFMNVLKYSHVQHIESTVTGQLAAEADVAEPRSAAREPSSPDAFDATRAAFPAGTLSGAPKVRAMEIIDDLETEPRGLYGGGVGYYSFSGDADFAIVIRTATVEQDGDDQRITVQAGAGLVADSDPAAEYEETEKKMNGVLAALERIEAPTLESTPEVSR, encoded by the coding sequence GTGACCGACGCGACGACGGCCCCCGACCTCGACCTCACCCGGGAGGCGTTTCGTGAGTACGCAACCGGCGCGACTGATCGGCCGGTCGTCGTCAGGACGGTCGCCTCCCTCGCAGTCGACACCACGCCGCTGTCGGCGTACGCGGCGCTCACCGGCCGGACGAGCGACCGGGAGCGATCGCCCTACGCCTTCCTGCTCGAGAGCGCGGAGAAGGTCGCCTCGAGCGATCCCGACGGGGCGTTCTCCTCGAACGCCGCGGGGGCCGACCGCCACGCCCGCTTCTCGTTCGTCGGCTACGACCCCGAGGCCGTCGTCACGGTCGGCCCCGACGGGACGACTGTCGAGGCGCTCGCCGACGACGCGCCGCTCGAGGCGATCGAGACCGACGCCGACGGCGACGTCGTCGACGCCCTGCGTGCGGCGCTACCGGACGTCGACCTGGTAAACGTCCCCGACCGCGACCGCCAGTACCTCGAGGGTGGGCTGGTCGGATTTTTAGCGTACGACGCCGTCTACGACCTCCACCTGGCAGAGGTCGGCCTCGAGCGACCCGACTCGCGGTTCCCGGACGCCGAGTTCGTCCTGACGACGAAGACGCTCGTCTTCGACGACCTCGAGGGGACCGTCTCGCTCGTCTTCACGCCGATCCTCGACGACGGCGCCGACCCGGAGGCCGTCTACGACGAACTCCGCGAGGAAGCCGCCACGGTCCAACGGACGCTCGCGTCGGCCGACGAACTCGAGACCGGCGGCTTCACTCGCCACGAGGAGACGGCGGGCTCGAGAGCCGACTACGAGGAGTGCGTCCGGCGGGCGAAAGAACACGTCCTCGACGGCGACATCTACCAGGGCGTCATCTCGCGAACGCGCGAACTCCGCGGCGAGGTCGACACGCTCGGCTTCTATGAGTCCCTGCGCGAGGTGAACCCCTCGCCGTACATGTACGTCCTCGAGCACGACGAGCTCGCCGTCGTGGGGGCGAGCCCCGAGACGCTCGTCTCCGTTCGCGGACGCGAGGTGATGTCGAACCCGATCGCGGGCACCTGCGACCGCGGCTCGAGTCCCGTCGAGGATCGCCGGCTCGCGGGCGAGATGCTCGCCGACGGGAAAGAGCGCGCCGAGCACACGATGCTGGTCGACTTGGCGCGAAATGACGTTCGCCAGGTGTCGGCGCCGGGGACGGTCCGCGTCGAGGAGTTCATGAACGTCCTCAAGTACAGCCACGTCCAGCACATCGAGTCGACCGTGACGGGGCAACTGGCGGCCGAGGCGGACGTCGCCGAACCACGTTCGGCTGCCCGGGAGCCGTCGTCTCCCGACGCCTTCGACGCGACGCGGGCGGCCTTCCCCGCCGGGACGCTCTCTGGCGCCCCCAAGGTGCGTGCGATGGAGATCATCGACGACCTCGAGACCGAGCCTCGAGGCCTGTACGGCGGCGGCGTCGGCTACTACTCCTTCTCGGGCGACGCCGACTTCGCGATCGTGATCCGGACGGCGACGGTCGAGCAGGACGGTGACGACCAGCGGATCACCGTCCAGGCGGGCGCGGGGCTCGTCGCCGACAGCGACCCCGCAGCCGAGTACGAGGAGACCGAGAAGAAGATGAACGGCGTCCTCGCCGCATTAGAGCGGATCGAAGCGCCGACGCTCGAGTCGACGCCGGAGGTGAGTCGATGA
- the trpG gene encoding anthranilate synthase component II, producing MSTERRSTADSDASTPPRTVLFIDNFDSFTYNVVEYVSQQPGIETVVLRNTATLEDVRAVEPDAIVISPGPGHPKNDRDVGVTMDVLHEVSPDVPTLGICLGLEAAVYAYGGRVGRAPEPVHGKASAVDHDGEGVFDGLEQGFRAGRYHSLVATAVPDCFDVTATADHDGERLVMGVRHREHPIEAVQFHPESVLTAVGHDVIENFLENV from the coding sequence ATGAGCACAGAGCGGCGGTCGACCGCCGACTCGGACGCCTCGACCCCGCCCCGGACGGTGCTGTTTATCGATAACTTCGACTCCTTTACGTACAACGTCGTCGAGTACGTCAGCCAGCAACCCGGGATCGAAACGGTGGTGCTCCGGAACACGGCCACCCTCGAGGACGTCCGGGCCGTCGAGCCGGACGCTATCGTCATCAGCCCCGGCCCCGGCCATCCGAAAAACGACCGGGACGTCGGCGTGACGATGGACGTCCTCCACGAGGTGAGCCCCGACGTGCCGACGCTCGGCATCTGTCTCGGTCTCGAGGCGGCCGTCTACGCCTACGGCGGGCGCGTCGGCCGGGCACCGGAGCCGGTCCACGGCAAGGCCTCGGCCGTCGACCACGACGGCGAGGGCGTCTTCGACGGACTCGAACAGGGGTTCCGGGCAGGCCGATACCACTCGCTGGTCGCGACGGCGGTGCCGGACTGTTTCGACGTGACGGCGACGGCCGACCACGATGGAGAACGCCTCGTGATGGGCGTTCGTCACCGCGAGCACCCGATCGAGGCCGTCCAGTTCCACCCCGAGAGCGTGCTCACGGCCGTCGGCCACGACGTGATCGAGAACTTCCTCGAGAACGTGTAA
- a CDS encoding adenosylcobalamin-dependent ribonucleoside-diphosphate reductase: MSGADLSADEITLPIKRTEGETLEERMTANAYHNILPARYLRKDADGNLTETQEELFERIGKNIALAEAVYEAQKRDLEVTATPEQLKPGHPRRDELAAEVFGAGTTVDDDVETTLTEYNVNKFAYDTIVPELPEEVREHVEDVAETFIEGMEELSFMPNSPTLMNAGDELQQLSACFVMSPDDDLSDIHETAKKAAEVFQSGGGVGYGFWQLRPFGDSVGSTGGIASGPITFMRTYDQLCETIAQGGTRRGAQMGIMRVSHPDVIEFIHAKNKDVSLAHTLRLNDPDDYTYTTFAEALEEARELIDEDGHVPKHLRNAVEGHLSNFNISVGVTDAFMEALQNGEEYTFTNPRTEAPHVATEETKEMYSRYDLGEYVEVGEPLSIPAELIWERIVDGAHENGEPGVIYLERVNKEHSFDVEKHPDHRILATNPCGEQPLEEFEACNLGHINLSTLVDLEAPDWRVWSEEHADEYDTQEEAMAAFLEEAIDWEEFDERIQYGTRFLENVVTMSDFPVEEIEETVRNMRKIGLGIMGLAQLYIQLGIRYGSEEGNEVARQLMTHINHEAKWTSHELAEERGVFNDWDDSKYADPVEYRDWFEHQTGLDADEWADGFSIRNHNVTTIAPTGTTSMVGNTTGGCEPIYNVAYYKNVTDDVQGDEMLVEFDDYFLRTLEANGIDVEAAKREAQEQMANNEFDGVEGLETVPDAIGELFVITADLSAKDHAAVQCACQEGVDSAISKTVNAPNDSTLEDAKEVFEWVYEHGGKGVTYYRDGTRSKQVLTTRADNAEFADETEAAEAIVEQIREVFGGLEQFFESEDVQAVAQEELDGLLGGIEVNHEYAEKRSRPDALQGVSQRVDTGYGKIYVTINEDPETGQPFELFANIGHSGGFTNSFTEALAKVISTALRSGVDPEEIVDELCGTRSPKVAWDKGEQIQSIPDAIGTAMRRYLEDEIDKPYPKQQTLEESADADAEGIEYDGPETDGGAAGAESDDVTQDLIDAGESPECPSCGSLSLYYSEGCKTCESCGWSEC; this comes from the coding sequence ATGAGCGGCGCTGACCTTTCCGCGGACGAGATCACACTCCCGATCAAACGCACCGAGGGCGAGACGCTCGAGGAGCGGATGACGGCGAACGCCTATCACAACATCCTTCCCGCGCGCTACCTGCGCAAGGACGCCGATGGCAATCTCACGGAGACCCAGGAGGAGCTCTTCGAGCGCATCGGAAAGAATATCGCCCTCGCGGAGGCGGTGTACGAGGCCCAGAAGCGCGACCTCGAGGTCACCGCCACGCCCGAACAGCTCAAGCCCGGCCACCCGCGTCGGGACGAACTCGCCGCGGAGGTCTTCGGCGCAGGGACGACCGTCGACGACGACGTCGAGACGACGCTGACGGAGTACAACGTCAACAAGTTCGCCTACGACACGATCGTCCCCGAGCTGCCCGAGGAGGTACGCGAGCACGTCGAGGACGTCGCGGAGACGTTCATCGAGGGGATGGAGGAGCTCTCCTTTATGCCGAACTCGCCGACCCTGATGAACGCCGGCGACGAACTCCAGCAGCTCTCGGCCTGTTTCGTCATGAGCCCCGACGACGACCTCTCTGACATCCACGAGACGGCCAAGAAGGCCGCCGAAGTGTTCCAGTCCGGCGGCGGCGTCGGCTACGGCTTCTGGCAGCTCCGGCCGTTCGGTGATTCGGTCGGCTCTACGGGTGGCATCGCGTCGGGCCCGATCACCTTCATGCGCACCTACGACCAGCTCTGTGAGACGATCGCCCAGGGCGGGACCCGTCGTGGCGCCCAGATGGGCATCATGCGCGTCTCCCACCCCGACGTCATCGAGTTCATCCACGCCAAGAACAAGGACGTCTCGCTCGCACACACCCTGCGCCTGAACGACCCCGACGACTACACCTACACGACGTTCGCCGAGGCGCTCGAGGAGGCCCGCGAGCTCATCGACGAGGACGGTCACGTCCCCAAACACCTGCGCAACGCCGTCGAGGGGCATCTCTCGAACTTCAACATCTCTGTCGGCGTCACCGACGCCTTCATGGAGGCGCTGCAAAACGGCGAGGAGTACACGTTCACCAACCCGCGGACGGAAGCGCCCCACGTCGCGACCGAGGAGACCAAAGAGATGTACAGTCGGTACGACCTCGGTGAGTACGTCGAGGTCGGCGAACCGCTGTCGATCCCCGCCGAACTCATCTGGGAGCGCATCGTCGACGGAGCCCACGAGAACGGCGAACCCGGCGTGATCTACTTAGAGCGGGTGAACAAGGAACACTCCTTCGACGTCGAGAAACACCCCGACCACCGCATCCTCGCGACTAACCCCTGTGGCGAACAGCCCCTCGAGGAGTTCGAGGCCTGCAACCTCGGTCACATCAACCTCTCGACGCTCGTCGACCTCGAGGCGCCCGACTGGCGCGTCTGGAGCGAGGAGCACGCCGACGAGTACGACACGCAAGAGGAGGCAATGGCGGCGTTCCTCGAGGAGGCGATCGACTGGGAGGAGTTCGACGAGCGCATCCAGTACGGGACGCGCTTCCTCGAGAACGTCGTCACGATGTCTGATTTCCCGGTCGAGGAGATCGAGGAGACGGTCCGGAACATGCGAAAGATCGGGCTCGGGATCATGGGCCTGGCCCAGCTGTACATCCAGCTCGGCATCAGGTACGGCAGTGAGGAGGGCAACGAGGTCGCCCGCCAGCTGATGACCCACATCAACCACGAGGCGAAGTGGACGAGCCACGAGCTCGCCGAGGAACGCGGTGTCTTCAACGACTGGGACGACTCGAAGTACGCCGACCCCGTCGAGTACCGTGACTGGTTCGAACACCAGACCGGTCTCGACGCCGACGAGTGGGCCGACGGCTTCTCTATCCGCAACCACAACGTGACGACTATCGCCCCGACAGGCACGACGTCGATGGTGGGCAACACCACGGGTGGCTGTGAGCCCATCTACAACGTCGCCTACTACAAGAACGTCACCGACGACGTCCAGGGCGACGAGATGCTCGTCGAGTTCGACGACTACTTCCTGCGGACGCTCGAGGCCAACGGCATCGACGTCGAAGCCGCCAAACGTGAGGCCCAGGAGCAGATGGCGAACAACGAGTTCGACGGCGTCGAGGGCCTCGAGACGGTGCCCGACGCTATCGGCGAGCTGTTCGTCATCACCGCCGACCTCTCGGCGAAAGACCACGCCGCGGTGCAGTGTGCCTGCCAGGAAGGCGTCGACTCGGCGATCTCGAAGACGGTCAACGCGCCCAACGACTCCACGCTCGAGGACGCCAAGGAGGTCTTCGAGTGGGTGTACGAACACGGCGGCAAGGGCGTCACCTACTATCGGGACGGCACCCGAAGCAAGCAGGTGCTGACGACGCGTGCGGACAACGCCGAGTTCGCCGACGAGACCGAGGCCGCAGAGGCGATCGTCGAGCAGATCCGGGAGGTCTTCGGTGGCCTCGAGCAGTTCTTCGAGAGCGAGGACGTCCAGGCCGTCGCCCAGGAGGAACTCGACGGCCTCCTCGGCGGGATCGAGGTGAACCACGAGTACGCCGAGAAGCGCTCCCGGCCGGATGCCCTGCAAGGCGTCAGCCAGCGTGTCGACACCGGCTACGGGAAGATCTACGTGACGATCAACGAGGATCCCGAGACGGGCCAGCCGTTCGAACTGTTCGCGAACATCGGCCACTCCGGTGGCTTCACCAACTCCTTCACGGAGGCGCTCGCGAAGGTCATCTCGACGGCGCTGCGTTCGGGCGTCGACCCCGAGGAGATCGTCGACGAACTCTGTGGCACCCGCAGCCCGAAGGTCGCCTGGGACAAAGGCGAGCAGATCCAGTCGATCCCGGACGCCATCGGGACGGCGATGCGCCGCTATCTCGAGGACGAGATCGACAAGCCCTACCCCAAACAGCAGACGCTCGAGGAATCCGCCGACGCTGACGCCGAGGGGATCGAATACGACGGCCCAGAGACTGACGGCGGGGCGGCCGGTGCAGAAAGCGACGACGTGACCCAGGACCTCATCGACGCCGGCGAGTCGCCGGAGTGTCCCTCCTGTGGATCGCTCTCGCTGTACTACTCGGAGGGCTGTAAGACCTGTGAGTCCTGTGGCTGGAGTGAGTGCTGA